The Streptomyces sp. NBC_01268 genome segment AGGTGGTCGGTGAGGCGTTCCTGAATGCGGAAGGTCGCCTCGTCGAGCGCCTTGCGGGTGCGCCGGCCGCTGCCGTCGCCCGCGTCGAAGGCGTCGCCGAAGACGACGTCCACCCGGCTGCGGAGCCGGGGCAGCGCCTTGACGAGCCGCCCGGGCTTGTCGGTGCTGCCGAGCACGGCGACCGGGACGATCGGGGCGCCGCTGCGGACGGCGAAGTAGGCGAGTCCGGCGCGCAGCGAGGCGAAGTCGCCCTCGCCGCGGGTGCCCTCGGGGAAGATCCCGAGGACGCCGCCCTGCTCCAGGACGCCGAGCGCGTTGCCGATGGCGGTGCGGTCGGTGCTGTCCCGGTCGACCTTCACCTGGCCGATGCCTTCGAGGAAGCTGCCCAGCGGTCCGACGAACGCTTCCTTCTTGATGAGGAAGTGCACGGGCCGCGGGGCGGTGCCCATGAGCATGGGGCCGTCGAGGTTGTGGGCGTGGTTGACGGCGAGGATGACGGGACCGGAGGCCGGTACCCGCCAGGCGCCGAGGACACGCGGTCTCCAGAGGCCGTACATCAGCCCGATGCCGATGCCCCGGCCGACGGCGGCGCCCCTCTCGGAGGGCTGGGTCACTTGGCGGCCGTCCTCTTCTCGTCCACCAGGGTGACGACGCACTCGATGACCTGGTCGAGGGTGAGCTCGGTGGTGTCGACCTCGACGGCGTCGCCGGCCTTGGCGAGCGGGGAGGTCTTGCGGCTGGAGTCGGCCGCGTCCCGCTTGATCAGGGCTTCCTTGGTGGCGTGCACGTCGGCGCCCTTGACCTCGCCGGAGCGGCGGGCGGCGCGGGCCTCGGGGGAGGCGGTGAGGAAGATCTTGAGGTCGGCGTCGGGCAGCACGGTGGTGCCGATGTCCCGGCCCTCGACGACGATGCCCTGCTCGGCGCTCTTGGCGATGGACCGCTGGAGCTCCGTGATCAGGGCGCGCACCTCGGGGACGGCGCTGACGGCGCTGACCTTGGAGGTGACCTCCTCGGTACGGATGGGCCCGGCCGCGTCGAGGCCGTCGACGGTGATGGTGGGCCTGGCCGGGTCGGTGCCGGAGACGATGACGGGCTTGGCGGCGGCGTTGGCGACGGCCTCGGCGTCCTGGACGTCGACGCCGTTGCTGATCATCCACCACGTGATGGCCCGGTACTGGGCGCCGGTGTCGAGGTAGCTCAGCCCCAGCTTGGCGGCCACCGCCTTCGAGGTGCTCGACTTGCCCGTGCCGGAGGGGCCGTCGATGGCGACGATCACGGTTTCCACGGTGGGGAACGCCTTCCTGGGTGAGCGGGAGCCCCCGGCGGACATGCGGGGACCCCCACAAGGTTACCGAGTCCCCCGCCCCCGTTCGGCCCAGCGGGCCCCGGACCCCGCGTCGGGGGCTCCGGGACCCCGGCTCAGCCGGTGCGCAGCGCCCAGCCCCGCTCGCGCAGGGCCTCCGCCAGGGCGGGGGCCGTCGAGGGGTCGACCATCAGCTGGACCAGGCCGGCCTGCTGCCCGGTCGCGTGCTCGATGCGGACGTCCTCGACGTTGACGCCCGCGCGGCCGGCGTCGGCGAAGATGCGGGCCAGCTCGCCGGGCTGGTCGCTGATGAGGACGGCGACCGTCTCGTACGCGGTGGGGGCGGCGCCGTGCTTGCCGGGGACGCGGGCCCGGCCGGCGTTGCCGCGGCGCAGGACGTCCTCGACGCCGGAGGCGCCGGCGCGGCGCTTGGCGTCGTCGCCGGACTCCAGGGAGCGCAGTGCGCGGACCGTCTCGTCGAGGTCGGCGGCCACGCCCGCCAGGACGTCGGCGACGGGTCCGGGGTTGGCGGAGAGGATCTCGACCCACATGCGGGGGTCGGAGGCGGCGATCCGGGTGACGTCGCGGATGCCCTGGCCGCAGAGGCGCACCGCGGTCTCGTCGGCCTGCTCCAGGCGGGCGGCGACCATCGAGGACACGAGCTGCGGGGTGTGCGAGACGAGCGCGACCGCGCGGTCGTGGGCGTCGGCGTCCATGACGACGGGGACGGCCCGGCAGAGCGCGACGAGTTCGAGGGCGAGGTTGAGGACCTCGGTGTCGGTGTCCCGGCCGGGGGTCAGCACCCAGGGGCGGCCCTCGAAGAGGTCGGCGGTGGCGGCGAGCGGTCCGGAGCGCTCCTTGCCGGACATCGGGTGGGTGCCGATGTACGTGGTGAGGTCGAGGCCCAGCTCCTCCAGCTCGCGCTTGGGGCCGCCCTTGACGCTGGCCACGTCGATGTAGCCGCGCCCGAGCCCGGCCCGCATGGCCTCGGCGAGGGTGCCGGCGACGTGCGCGGGCGGTACGGCGACGACGACGAGGTCCACGGGGCCCTCGGGCGTCTCCTCCGTGCCCGCGCCGAGCGCGGCGGCGGTGCGGGCGCGGGCGGGGTCGTGGTCGCGCAGATGGACGCCGATGCCGCGCCCGGCGAGGGCGAGCGCCGCCGAGGTGCCGATCAGGCCGGTTCCGATGACGAGCGCGGTTCTCACTGGGCGATGTCCTTGCGCAGGGCGGCCGCGGCACCGAGGTAGACGTGCGCGATCCGGGACTTGGGCAGGTCCGACTCGATGTGCGCGAGGAGTCGTACGACCCTCGGCATGGCACCCTCGACGTCGAGCTCCTGGGCGCAGATCAGGGGGACGTCCACGATGCCGACGCGGCGGGCCGCGGCGGCGGGGAAGTCGCTGTGCAGGTCGGGCGTGGCCGTGAACCAGATGCTGATGAGGTCGTCGGCGGTCAGCCCGTTGCGTTCGAGCACGGCGGCGAGGAGCTCCTCGACCTGCTCGTGCATGTGTCCGGCCTCGTCCCGCTCCAGCTGGACGGCGCCTCGGACCGCTCGTACCGCCACCTCGTGCTCCTTCCGCGCGTCAGTGCTCCGGCCAAGCCTAGTCAGCCGTTCGGACGCGCCGTCGGGGCGCCCGCCCTCCGAGACGGCGGAGCGGCGGGCGCGGCAGGGCGGCAGGGCGGCAGGTCAGAGGTTCTGCTGGCGGATCAGGTCCTCCAGCGAGACCCCGCTCTGCGGGGCGGCGCCCTGGGGGGTCAGCTTGTCGACGGCCTGCGGGAGGTGACGGGCGATCTCGTCGGCGACGGTCTCGGGGCTCACCCCGGCGTCGTCGGCGACCTTCCGGAGGGTGTCGTCGGGCAGGGCCTCGGCGATCTGGGCGCCGCTGACGGGCTGGTTGTCGCCGCTGCCGACCCAGGACTGGGCCTGGTCGGCGAGGCCGGACCTGGACAGCATGTCGAGGAGGCCGCCGAGCGGGTTGGAGGCGCCGCTGCCCTGGGCTCCGCCGAGTGCGCCGAGCAGGGCGCCGAGGATGTTGCCGGCCCCGCCGGCGCCGCCGCCCGGGCTGCCCTGGCCGCCGCCTCCGAGGAGGCCGCCGAGCAGACTGCCGAGATCGTTTCCCGCCATGGAGGTGCCTTTCGTTCGATGGGGAACACGGACAATCTCACTCAGACAAGGGCGTTCCGCCACTCGGGGTAGCGGGCCGAGGGGGTACAACTGTCGGCATGCTGCTGCACGTCGTACCCCTGGACGAATGGTCCGCCGATCCCGGTCTGCCCTACGCACCTCCCTCCCTGGCCGCCGAGGGCTTCGTCCACTGCTCCCCGGACGAGACCGCCGCCCTGGCCATCGCCGACGGCCACTACCGGACCGCGGCCGGCCCGCTCCTGGTCCTGGTGATCGACGAGTCGCTGCTCTCCGGCGAGGTCCGCTGGGAGGGGTCCGAGGACCTGCTCTTCCCGCACGTGTACGGGCCGATCGAGCGCGCGGCGGTGACGGGCCTGCTGGAGGTGCGGCGGGACGGGGACGGCCGTGCGAGGGAGCTGACGCCCTGGACGTAGGCGTGTCGCGGCGCCGCCGCGGACGCCCCGGCCAAGCTGGGCGGCATGACTGCTGACGCCCTCCCCCGTCGTACGGCGCTCCTCGCCGGTGGTGCCGCCCTGGTCTCCGGCTGCGGAGGAGGGTCGGGCGGCACCGACAGCACGGACGGCACGCGGACGAGCGGCACGCCCTCGCCCACGGCGCTCGCCCGGACCTCCGACATCCCGGTCGGCGGCGGCACGGTCTTCAAGGACGAGAAGGTCGTGGTCACCCAGCCCGTGGCGGACGAGTTCAAGGCCTTCTCGGCGGTCTGCACGCACCAGGGCTGTCTCGTGGACAAGGTCGCCGACGGCACGATCGACTGCCCCTGCCACGGCTCGAAGTACCGCATCGCCGACGGCACGGTGGCGGCGGGACCGGCGCCCCGCCGGCTCCCGGAGGAGCGGATTAATGTGTCGGACGGAAACATCACCCTGGCCTAGCCTGGCGCGCATGACTCCCGAAGAGCTGGTCCGCGACCACACGATCTACTCCTGCGTCATGGGGTCGCGCGCGTTCGGTCTGGCGACCGAGGACAGCGACACCGACCGCCGGGGCGTCTATCTGGCCCCGACCCCGCTGTTCTGGCGCTTCGACAAGCCGCCGGCCCATGTGGAGGGCCCCGCGGAGGAGCAGTTCAGCTGGGAGCTGGAACGCTTCTGCGAGCTCGCCCTGCGCAACAACCCGAACATCCTGGAGTGCCTGCACTCCCCCGTCGTCGAGCACGTCGACGCCACCGGCCGCGAACTGCTCGCGCTGCGCGGGGCGTTCCTGTCCCGCCAGGCGCACACCACCTTCGTCCGCTACGCGCAGGGCCAGGGCCGCAAGCTGGAGGCGGACGTCCGGCAGTACGGGGCCCCGCGCTGGAAGCACGCCATGCACCTGCTGCGCCTGCTGACCAGCTGCCGTGATCTGCTGCGCAGCGGCGAGCTCCGCGTCGACGTGGGCGAGGAGCGCGAGCGCCTGCTCGCGGTGAAGCGCGGCGAGGTGTCCTGGCAGGAGGTCGAGAGCTGGATGGCCCGGCTCCAGGACGAGGCCGACCGGGCCCGTGACACGAGCCCGCTGCCCTCCGCCCCGGACCGGGCCCGCGTCGAGGACTTCCTGGTCAGGGCCCGGAAGACGGCGCTCTAGGCGTCCCAGGCCGCCCCGAAGGCCAGCAGTTCGTCCCGGTGCTCGATCCGCTCCACCCACGGAGCGGGCCAGGCGTCCGCGCCGAGGTGGGCGCCCGCGAAGGCGCCCGTGAGGCAGGCGATCGAGTCGGAGTCGCCGCGGGTGCAGGCGGCGCGGCGGAGCGCGGTGAGCGGCTCCTCGGGGAAGAGCAGGAAGCAGAGCAGGCCGGTGGCGAGGGCCTCCTCGGCGATCCAGCCGTCGCCGGTGTACGTGCAGGGGTCGAGCTCCGGGTCGGCGGTGCGCTGCACGGCGTCGAGCCGTTCGAGGACGGCCAGGCACTCGTCCCAGCCGCGTTCGGCGAAGTGGCGCGGCGACGGGTCCTGCGAGCGGGTCCAGAGGTCGCCGAGCCAGCGCTCGTCGTAGGCGGAGCGCTTCTCGTACGCGTAGGAGCGCAGCCGGCCGACGAGTCCCGCGGGGTCCACGCCCTGCGCGAGCAGGTGCACGGCCCGGGCGGTGAGGTCGGAGGCGGCGAGGGCGGTGGGGTGCCCGTGGGTGAGGGCGGACTGGAGCTGGGCGGCGCCCGCGCGCTGCCCGTCGTCGAGGCCGGGCACGAGGCCGATCGGGGCGACGCGCATGTTGGCGCCGCAGCCCTTGGAGTGGATCTGGCTCGCGTCCTGCCAGGGCCGGTCGGAGTCGAGCAGCCGGCACGCCTTCAGGCAGGTGTTGCCGGGGGCCCGGTTGTTCTCGGGCGAGTGGTACCAGTCGACGAACTCGTCGCGGACCGGCCGGGCGAGCCGGAGCGGGGTGAGGGCGCCCCGGTCCAGGGCGGTGCGCACACCGCGCGCGAGGGCCAGGGTCATCTGGGTGTCGTCGGTGATGTAGGAGAGCCCGCCGCGAACGGGCTGGTCCATCGTCCGCCACGGCCCGGTCTTCGCGAGGATCGCGGGCACGTCGTTGAACTCG includes the following:
- a CDS encoding lysophospholipid acyltransferase family protein yields the protein MYGLWRPRVLGAWRVPASGPVILAVNHAHNLDGPMLMGTAPRPVHFLIKKEAFVGPLGSFLEGIGQVKVDRDSTDRTAIGNALGVLEQGGVLGIFPEGTRGEGDFASLRAGLAYFAVRSGAPIVPVAVLGSTDKPGRLVKALPRLRSRVDVVFGDAFDAGDGSGRRTRKALDEATFRIQERLTDHLKNARRLTGR
- the cmk gene encoding (d)CMP kinase, with translation MSAGGSRSPRKAFPTVETVIVAIDGPSGTGKSSTSKAVAAKLGLSYLDTGAQYRAITWWMISNGVDVQDAEAVANAAAKPVIVSGTDPARPTITVDGLDAAGPIRTEEVTSKVSAVSAVPEVRALITELQRSIAKSAEQGIVVEGRDIGTTVLPDADLKIFLTASPEARAARRSGEVKGADVHATKEALIKRDAADSSRKTSPLAKAGDAVEVDTTELTLDQVIECVVTLVDEKRTAAK
- a CDS encoding prephenate dehydrogenase, yielding MRTALVIGTGLIGTSAALALAGRGIGVHLRDHDPARARTAAALGAGTEETPEGPVDLVVVAVPPAHVAGTLAEAMRAGLGRGYIDVASVKGGPKRELEELGLDLTTYIGTHPMSGKERSGPLAATADLFEGRPWVLTPGRDTDTEVLNLALELVALCRAVPVVMDADAHDRAVALVSHTPQLVSSMVAARLEQADETAVRLCGQGIRDVTRIAASDPRMWVEILSANPGPVADVLAGVAADLDETVRALRSLESGDDAKRRAGASGVEDVLRRGNAGRARVPGKHGAAPTAYETVAVLISDQPGELARIFADAGRAGVNVEDVRIEHATGQQAGLVQLMVDPSTAPALAEALRERGWALRTG
- the aroH gene encoding chorismate mutase; protein product: MAVRAVRGAVQLERDEAGHMHEQVEELLAAVLERNGLTADDLISIWFTATPDLHSDFPAAAARRVGIVDVPLICAQELDVEGAMPRVVRLLAHIESDLPKSRIAHVYLGAAAALRKDIAQ
- a CDS encoding YidB family protein codes for the protein MAGNDLGSLLGGLLGGGGQGSPGGGAGGAGNILGALLGALGGAQGSGASNPLGGLLDMLSRSGLADQAQSWVGSGDNQPVSGAQIAEALPDDTLRKVADDAGVSPETVADEIARHLPQAVDKLTPQGAAPQSGVSLEDLIRQQNL
- a CDS encoding DUF952 domain-containing protein, whose protein sequence is MLLHVVPLDEWSADPGLPYAPPSLAAEGFVHCSPDETAALAIADGHYRTAAGPLLVLVIDESLLSGEVRWEGSEDLLFPHVYGPIERAAVTGLLEVRRDGDGRARELTPWT
- a CDS encoding Rieske (2Fe-2S) protein; translated protein: MTADALPRRTALLAGGAALVSGCGGGSGGTDSTDGTRTSGTPSPTALARTSDIPVGGGTVFKDEKVVVTQPVADEFKAFSAVCTHQGCLVDKVADGTIDCPCHGSKYRIADGTVAAGPAPRRLPEERINVSDGNITLA
- a CDS encoding nucleotidyltransferase domain-containing protein, with the translated sequence MTPEELVRDHTIYSCVMGSRAFGLATEDSDTDRRGVYLAPTPLFWRFDKPPAHVEGPAEEQFSWELERFCELALRNNPNILECLHSPVVEHVDATGRELLALRGAFLSRQAHTTFVRYAQGQGRKLEADVRQYGAPRWKHAMHLLRLLTSCRDLLRSGELRVDVGEERERLLAVKRGEVSWQEVESWMARLQDEADRARDTSPLPSAPDRARVEDFLVRARKTAL
- a CDS encoding ADP-ribosylglycohydrolase family protein; translation: MTNGVTGRPVKRAATGALLGLALGDALGFPTEFNDVPAILAKTGPWRTMDQPVRGGLSYITDDTQMTLALARGVRTALDRGALTPLRLARPVRDEFVDWYHSPENNRAPGNTCLKACRLLDSDRPWQDASQIHSKGCGANMRVAPIGLVPGLDDGQRAGAAQLQSALTHGHPTALAASDLTARAVHLLAQGVDPAGLVGRLRSYAYEKRSAYDERWLGDLWTRSQDPSPRHFAERGWDECLAVLERLDAVQRTADPELDPCTYTGDGWIAEEALATGLLCFLLFPEEPLTALRRAACTRGDSDSIACLTGAFAGAHLGADAWPAPWVERIEHRDELLAFGAAWDA